DNA sequence from the Malus sylvestris chromosome 10, drMalSylv7.2, whole genome shotgun sequence genome:
ACATCCTAGGCAAGGAAATTAAACAGAAAAGCAGGGCCAATACAATCCCAAGTTAAAGATCGTCTATCCTTAAAAACATACTTAGCCACCGAGTGAGCAGCACGATTGCCCTCTCTAgacacaaaagcaaaagaaacagACATCAACTTTTGCTCTAGAATGTCAATATCGCCAAGAATGCATTCAatactaaaatcaatcaccactTCCTTCTTCAGCATCAGAATAATCGATCTTGCATTAGATTCGATGATAACATCATCAAACCTGTGGTCAATACAGGCCATTAAGGCTGCCCTGATGGCAATGGCTTCCGCGGCGGCTGCACTGTGACAGTAGCCGACACCGGACCCTCCAGTAGCTTGAAGCAGTCCAGCAAAGTCACGACCTAGCCAACCCACCCCCATATGCATTGTATTCTTACACCAAGCCGCGTCAGTATATATCTTGATAGTTTCATACCTTGGTTTCTGCCACATACCACTAGTTTTTCCATAATCTGTTATAGGCTTCGTCACCCTATGGCAATTATTAGCAGGCTCCGGAGCCACAAA
Encoded proteins:
- the LOC126584326 gene encoding uncharacterized protein LOC126584326, translating into MVSDLIDPSSNSWRTEMISDEFNQDDVLPILSIPLSQVGIDDRLVWYHTTDEVYSVKTGDNADEICQDFAFGLWRLWKNRNEVVFNGIHGHPLEILETWRKSTTKYRAFVAPEPANNCHRVTKPITDYGKTSGMWQKPRYETIKIYTDAAWCKNTMHMGVGWLGRDFAGLLQATGGSGVGYCHSAAAAEAIAIRAALMACIDHRFDDVIIESNARSIILMLKKEVVIDFSIECILGDIDILEQKLMSVSFAFVSREGNRAAHSVAKYVFKDRRSLTWDCIGPAFLFNFLA